GTGAACTGATCCAGTCGTTTCAAAATGCGCGCCAGTTGAAGGGCCAGAATGCCCAGCTTGAGCAGATCGTGAAAAATCTGGATGCGTTCACGCCGGAACAACTTCAGACGGTCGTAGCCCAGGTCGAAGAGATCGCCGGACGCAACGTGCGTCTGACCCCGGCGGCGGCTGCCGAATTGCTGCTGGTGCGTGACGAGATCATCCGCAAGCGACCCGAACTTGCTGCCGGCGGACTCTCAATCGTGCAGGTTTTGCGGGAACAGACCAGCAAACCGGCCGATCTGGTAAACCAGGTCAGCGTTGCGAGGCAGCGCGCCTTGCTTAACGAGGTGCCGCGCGCTTTTGCTGAGGATTGGTCCGAACGCCTGCTGCGCATGACCTCGGAGGTAGGTTACCGGGTGGTGGGCGAAATTGCCAGATTGTTTCAAGAAGCCGGGCAAACCGACGCGTTTCGCCACTACCTGCTCCGGACCCTCCGGGAACACTCGATCTCCTCGGAAGTACTCTACTGGCTGTGCCGGGAACGGTCCTCGTCGGCTTACGCCGAACTGATCGAACCCGAGCTTCTGGCGGCCGTTCTCAGCGCGATCGAGCGCGACCAGTTCAATGGGGCCCGCCGCGGCTCACGGCTGCACGATTTGTTGCTCGACGATCGCGAACTGATCGCCGACCTCCTCGTAAACGCTCCGCTCAGCCAGGCGCGTGACCTGATGCGGCGCATGATGATGACGCCGGCGTTTGAAGAACTCAACAAACGCTCGTTACTCGCCCGGATGATTCGCGTGCACCCCGAGCTGCAATCGATGCTCACCGGAGAAACGGAAGAACAGGAACAGCCGCTCGTGGTCTCCTGGCCCAGCCTTCAAAAGCGCAAAGATGAGTACGACGAACTCATCGCGAAAAAAATCCCGGAGAACACCAAGGAGATCTCGATCGCGCGTTCTTACGGCGATCTGCGCGAAAACTTTGAGTACAAAGCCGCCAAGGAGATGCAAACTGTGCTGATGCGCCGGAAAGCTGAGCTCGAACAGATGTTGGCTCGGGCCCGCGGCACCAGTTTTGAAAACGCCGACACTTCCCAGGTTTCAATCGGCACCTCAGTGACCTTACGCGATCCGGCCACGTCCGAGACGCTGACCTACCACGTGCTCGGCGCATGGGACAGCGACCCGGAAAAGCGCGTGATTTCGTATCAGACCGCCATCGGCCAGGCATTGCTGGCCAAAAAGCCCGGCGAGACGGTCGAACTGCCGACGGAAAGCGGCACCCGGCGCGTTCAAGTGGTCACGATTAAGGCCCTTCAGGTGGTCCCGGGGGAGGAGTCTCTCCTGGCAAGGCCGTAGAAGATGTAAAGATGTAAAAGCCCCGAAGCCGCTCATGCTCCTTTCACTTCCAAGGCTGTAACTTCAAACGCTGAAATCCAACCAGACACCCACCATGTCCTTAACGATTATCTCTGACCTTCGAGCCCGGCAGGTGCTCGATTCCCGTGGCAATCCGACCGTTGAAGTTGACGTCGAACTCACTGGGGGCGCGGTCGGACGCGCCATTGTCCCCAGTGGAGCGAGTACCGGCGCGCACGAGGCGTGGGAACTGCGTGACGGTGAGAAGGGCCGGTACGGTGGCAAAGGCGTGCTCAACGCCGTCGAAAACGTTGAAAACAAGATTTCTGACGCGGTGGTGGGCATGGATGCGCTTGATCAGATCGGCATCGATGCGGCGATGAACGCGCTCGACGGTACCCCCAACAAGAAGGAACTGGGCGCCAACGCCATCCTCGGGGTCTCGCTGGCCGTGGCGCACGCGG
This DNA window, taken from Verrucomicrobiota bacterium, encodes the following:
- a CDS encoding GreA/GreB family elongation factor; amino-acid sequence: MEAELQALVDAGKINAGAAASLERLRPGTYCFHKSWGFGQINAWNLLVNQVIVDFQAKKGHPMQLQYAAETLQPLPESHIYVQKTLRAAEMKALAREDPVRLLEIVVASFDGKVIQDQLQKALAPEIVPEGDFKRWWDTAKKVIRKSGQFTVPAKKSEPIAVRDQTVSFQSELIQSFQNARQLKGQNAQLEQIVKNLDAFTPEQLQTVVAQVEEIAGRNVRLTPAAAAELLLVRDEIIRKRPELAAGGLSIVQVLREQTSKPADLVNQVSVARQRALLNEVPRAFAEDWSERLLRMTSEVGYRVVGEIARLFQEAGQTDAFRHYLLRTLREHSISSEVLYWLCRERSSSAYAELIEPELLAAVLSAIERDQFNGARRGSRLHDLLLDDRELIADLLVNAPLSQARDLMRRMMMTPAFEELNKRSLLARMIRVHPELQSMLTGETEEQEQPLVVSWPSLQKRKDEYDELIAKKIPENTKEISIARSYGDLRENFEYKAAKEMQTVLMRRKAELEQMLARARGTSFENADTSQVSIGTSVTLRDPATSETLTYHVLGAWDSDPEKRVISYQTAIGQALLAKKPGETVELPTESGTRRVQVVTIKALQVVPGEESLLARP